CGCGGCACGATCGTCTCCCTCACCGGCGCGGGGTACGAGATCTACCGCGATGCCGCCCGCACGCACGGCCGCTCCATCACCAGCCAGATGACCAAGGCGCTCACCGACGACGAACTCGCCCAGCTCGCGGTGCTCTGCGACAAGCTCCGCATCGGCGTGAGCGGCATCGACGACGACTGCGTCGTGGAAACTCCCGACGCCTGATGGCCTCGCCGAGCATCGTCTGGTTCCGCGACGACCTGCGGGTGGGCGACAATCCCGCCCTGCATGCCGCCGCCGAACGCGGCGAACCGATCGTCTGCGTCTACGTGTTCGACGAGCAGACCGACTACTCCGACACCTCCGTCTTCAGCGACGACTCCCCCGGCATCAGGCCGAACGGCGGCGCCGCGAAGTGGTGGATGCACCACTCACTCGAAGCCCTCGCCGGGGAACTGGATGCCCGGGGCCTCGCCCTCACCTTCCGCTCCGGCCCCGCCGCCCAGGTCATCGCCGGGCTGCAGCGGGAGACCAACGCCGGCGCGGTCTACTGGAACCGGCGCTACGGCCTCGCCGAGCGTGAGCTCGACGCGTCGATCAAGTCCAGCCTCAAGGAGGCCGGTGTCGAGGCGCGGAGCTTCCAGGCGAACCTGCTCTTCGAGCCGTGGACCCTCCGTACCGGCCAGGGCCAGCCCTACAAGGTCTTCACTCCGTTCTGGCGGGCGTGCCTCGGTGCGCCCACCCCGCGACATCCACTGCCCGCACCGTCGGCCGGTCACGTCACGGGCGCGAAGACCGTCCCGTCCGAGAAGCTCGGCGACTGGGCGTTCCTGCCGACGAGACCCGACTGGGCCGGAGGGCTCCGCGACACGTGGACGCCCGGCGAAAAGGCGGCCCACGCTGAACTCCGCGCCTTCGAGGCGGAAGGGCTCGGCGACTATCAGCGCGAGCGCGACTTCCCCTCCCAGGACGCGACGTCACGCATGTCGCCGCGGCTCCGGCACGGCGAGATGAGCCCGTTCCAGGTCTGGCACGGTGTGCGGGATGCTTCGTCGGCAGAGGGTGCAGCATCCTTCCTCCGCGAGGTCGGCTGGCGCGAGTTCGGCTACCACCTGCTCTACCACTGGCCGAAGCTCGGCACCGAGAACATGCGCCCGGCGTTCAACGCGTTCCCGTGGAACGACCCCGACCCCGAGGTGCTCGGCCGCTGGCAGCAGGGACAGACGGGCATCCCGATCGTCGACGCCGGCATGCGGGAGCTCTGGCAGACCGGCGTGATGCACAACCGCATCCGGATGGTCACCGCCTCGTTCCTGGTGAAGAACCTGCTGCTCGACTGGCGGCTCGGCGAGGCCTGGTTCTGGGACACCCTGGTCGACGCCGATCCGGCGAGCAACACGATGAACTGGCAGTGGGTGGCAGGTTCGGGTGTGGATGCCGCACCCTACTTCCGCGTGTTCAATCCGGAGCTGCAGGCCAAGAAGTTCGACAAGCACGGGGAGTACATCAACCAGTACGTGCCCGAGGCGGGAACGCCGGGGTACCCGGAGCCGATCGTCGACCTCGGCGAGTCCCGGAAGCGCGCGCTGGCAGCGTACGACACGATCAAGGGCAGCTGAAACCGGCCCGCAGGTGCTCGGCGCGGGCGTTCAGCCGCCTGCGACCGGAGCTGGCGTGGGCGGCTGTGTCGGAGTCGCCGGCACCTGCAGCGTGCTGTCGAGGCTCCGCCCCAGCTCCTCGGCCTGCGCGTTGAGCGCCTGGAGCTGGTCGCGCAGCGCGTCGTACGCCGCGATGTCGCTCTGGATGCCCGCATACCGGTTCGCGAGGTCGGTCTGCCGGGCCTCGAGCGCCTCCCGCTGCCGGTCGAACTCGGCACGGCTGGAGATGTCGCCCGCGGCTGCCCGGATGTTGAACTCGGCCACATCTGCGCTCAGGGTGTCGCTGTCGGCGGAGTACTGCGAGCTGTTGCGGTCGATCGCGTCGCCCGCGGCGGTGACCTGGGCCGCGAGCGCACTCTCCTGCTCGTGGATCTGGCTGAACACCGCCTCGAACGACGCGTTCAGGGCGACGACCTTCGTGCGGTCGGTGAAGTACTTCGCGTAGTGCGTCTCCAGCTCGGGGCTGAGAGCGGCGACCTCCGTGCCGAAGATCGAGTGCAGCTCATTGTCGCGCTGGCCCGGCTCGGTCTCGGCGTAGCTCAGCATGCGGGCGGCGAGCTCGGGGTCGCCTTTGTGGGCGTCGTACTGCTGTTCGAGCAGGCGGTCGAGGTCGCTGCGGTCGGAATCACTCAGCCGCGCATAGACCGCGTGCAGCATCTCGTGCGCGGCCGTCACCCCACGGATGCCGCTCAGCCGGGCATCCGGCACATCGAAGACATGGATGCTCGAGCCGGTGTAGCAGCCGAGCAGCACGAAATCGTCGGTCGACGACCCGCAGACGCTCAGGAAGTCCGCCGCACTCTCGACCGTCGGCGCACTGGCGTAGAAGTAGAACCGGCCCTCGTCGCCCATGCCGGATTCGTCTGCCATGGCGGTGATCGCGGGGCTCGGGCGGTATTGCCAGACCTCGACCTGGTCTTCGACGCGCTGGTGAACGAAGCTCCACGCCACCGCCCCCACGGGCACCCCGACGATGACCGTGACGACTACGATCAGGGCGATGCGTCGAAGCAGGGCGGATGCCCGGCTGCGCGGCGGCGGCTCGAACTCGTCGCCCGGGGAGTCGAACTCGAAGAGCGTCATACGATCTTCCTCCCCGGGTAGTACGGCACGGGCATCCCGTTCGCTAGATTGAGTTTAAAGATCATGGGGCACCACTCGCTTCTCGAAAGGAAGAGATCATGGGTATTTTCTCTCCAGGCTTCGTCGGAAGGCGGCGGGACGCGAACCCGCTCCTGCCCCCGGGGCAGTACGAAGTCACGAACTTCCCGGTGCTCTCCGCCGGCCCGACGCCGGCGATCGCGAAGGATGACTGGGCGTTCTCTGTGCGCACTGCCGAGGGAACGGCCAAGGCCTGGAACTGGGAGACGCTGATGGACAACCCCATCGACGACTTCACGGTCGACCTGCACTGCGTGACGAGGTGGTCGCAGTTCGGCATGGGCTGGCGCGGCGTCTCGCTCGACCACCTGCTCGACGGCGTCGACACCACGCCCGAATTCGCGATGGCCTCGTGCTACGGCGGGTATACGACGAACGTTCGCACCTCTGACCTGCTCGGCGGCAAGGCGTGGATCGCGTTCCAGTTCGACGGATCCGACCTCGCACCCGAGCATGGCGGGCCTGCACGGCTGCTCATCCCGCATCTCTACCTCTGGAAGAGCGCGAAATGGGTCAACAGCATCACTCTGATGAGCCACCACGAGCTGGGCTTCTGGGAACAGTACGGTTACCACGACGTGGGCGACCCGTGGAAGGAGGAACGCTATTCCTGAGTGGCAGCCCGCGCAGCTGGTCGCGGCGCACGATGAGACGGCGACGGCACGGAGCCTGGTGTTCGACATCCCCGGCTGGCCGGGTCACCTCGCAGGGCAGCACGTCGACGTGCGGGTGACGGCTCCCGACGGGTACACGGCCTCGCGCGAATACTCGATCGCCTCGGGCGAGGTGGATGCCGCACCCTCCGGTCTCGGTGCGTCAGGGGTGAACGTGGAACTCTCCGTCGAGGAACTCGACGACGGGGAGGTGTCGCCGTACCTCGTGCGGGGGCTCGACATCGGCGACCACCTCGAGATCCGCGGACCCGTGGGCGGATACTTCGTGTGGACGGCCGCGCAGACCGAGCCCGTGCAACTCATCGCGGGCGGGTCAGGGGTCGTGCCGCTGATGTCGATGCTGCGGACGCATGCTGCCGCCGGGCATCCGTCGCCGATGCGCCTGCTGTACTCGGTGCGCGGGCCGCAGTTCGCGTTCTACACGGATGAGCTCCGCCGGCTCGTCGACTCGTCGAAGGGGTCACTCACGGTCGACTACGCGTTCACCCGTGAGGCCCCGTCGGGGGCGGACCGTTCGATCGGCCGGCTGATGCGTGACGAACTGGAGATGCTCACGGTGCCGGTCGCTTCGTCGCCCACCACGTACCTCTGCGGTCCGAACAGCTTCGTCGAGGGCATCTCGGGGTGGCTGGTCGAGCTCGGGCACCCGGCGTCGCGCATCCTGACGGAGCGGTTCGGCGGGGCGTAGCCCGCCGGCCCCGGCCTAGCGCATCCCCTTACGACGACGGGAGCCGCTCGCTGCACGGTGCGTCAAGCCGAGTCCTACCGCGAGGGCGAGGGCCGCGAGAAGCGCAAATGGCGCAAATGTGTCGTTTCCCGTCGAGGCCAACTGCCCCGACGAACCGCCCCGGGCGTCCGGCGAGGTGATCGCTGTCGCAGCCGCTATGGCAGGCAGCGTGGTGGCGGCGGGGGTTGCCGTCGGCGTGGGATCGGTCGGATCAACGAAAGGCGGAACGCCGACCTCGTACACCTGAGCCAGATTCATACCCGGGTCGACAGTCGTCAACCCGGGCGCCAGTGAGGTGAACGAAACGAACCGGCCGTCGGCGGAGATGCTGGGTTCGTCCGAGTCGTCGGCGCCACCGAGGCGACTCTGGCGCGCGAGGCTGACCATCAGGGTGGCCTTCCGTGCGAGGTCTCGCACATAGACCTGATTCTGCGACGTGACGCTCGGCTCGACGGTGGTGTAGGCAAGGTCGGAAGCGGTCGACGAGAACGCCACAACACGGCCATCTGCCGAGATGCTGGGAGTGCCCGAACTGCCGTCCGCCCGGGTCGAATTCGTCTTGTCGTAGCTGACCAGGACATTCGTCGCGGTTGCCGAGTCGTAGACGAAGACAGCGGCCGTCAGGCCGATCTGAAGCTCGCCCGTGATGTTGGAGGCGAACGAGCCGTACGCCACCCGGGACCCGTCGGCCGAGAGCGAGACGTCGGCGGACCCGTTGTCAGCGGCCCGTCGGGGCCCGGTCCCGGTCGCGAAGCTGACGAGAGTGGTCTTGTTCGTCGCCAACGTGCGCGTGAAGACCTGCATCTTGCCGTTGTCTGCACCCAGGTTCTTCGCGGTGCTCGAGAAGGCCACGGTCGAACCGTCAGCTGAGATGTGCGGGGCGATCGCGACGTTGTCGGCCAGTTCCGTGGAACTGCCGTCGCTGAGGCTCGCGACCGACGGCTTCGGGTGAGCCGACCTGCTGGCGACGAAGACCTCGAACCCGATGTTCGCTGTTGAACTGATGAGATCGCCCGACTGGGACTGGAAGGCGACCACGGAGCCATCACCACTGATCGAGGGCCGCACCGATTGAAGCTTCCCGCCGTCTTTCTCATCGAATCTCATGCTGATCAGGTCAGTCGAGGACCCGGGGACATCGCGCACGTAGACCTGCGAGGCGGGGGAGAGAGCTGCCACCACAGGGTGAAGCCCCGGCGCGTCGGAGTCGAACGCGACGAAACGCCCGTCGTCAGAGATCGACGGGTGTTCGGAGAGGCCGCCGCCGCCAGCGGTACCGCTGGCGTCCACACTCACCATGGTGGTGATGCCGGAGACCAGGTCGCGCACATACACCTGCTGGAAGCCGCCCGTCACGATGTCGGTCAGTTTCGCCTTCGAGACGAAGGCAACGAAACGACCGTCTCGGGAGACAACCGACTGGAGGGAGTTGGCACCCGCAGAAGCCCCGTTCGCGGCAACGCTCACCATCTCGATGGACCCCGGAGCAGGGACGATCGCCTGTGCCGCAGCGCCACCCAGCAGCACCCCTGCTGCGATCAGGGCAGTGACAACGATGCCGGCAGCGGCTTCGCGGGGAGGCGTGAAGCCCGAGCGGAGGGAGGAGAGACGAACCATGTGAGCTCCAAGGTGACTGAGGAAGTCTCACATTAGCACGAAGAGTCCTCGGCTCCCTACTCCGCCAGGTGGGTGTGGAAGAAGGCGTCGATGCGCTGCCAGGCGTCGGCCGCGGCCTCGGGCTCGGGGCCCGCGCCGAGGATCGCCTTCATCAGCGGACGCATCGCAGCCGGACCCGTCGGAGCGTCATTCAGGAACGAATGGCCGGCGGCGGGATACTCCTTCACATCGTGCGGGATCTTCCGCTCGGCGAGCGCCCCATCGAGCTTCGCTGCCGCGCCACGGAGGCTGTTGTCGCGGCCGCCGTAGCTGCCGACGATCGGGCAGGCACCGGTGAGTGCGGCATCCAGATCGCGCGGGAGCCGGCCGTAGTTCACCGACGCCACGTCGAACCCGCGGTCGGCGGCCGCCACCAGCGCGAACCCGCCGCCCATGCAGAAACCGAGCACGCCGACGCGTCCTGTGCAGTCGCCCCGCGCGACCAGGTAGGAGCGCGCGGCCTCGACGTCGACCCACGCACGCCCCTGCCCGCTCGTGATCGCCTGGAATGTGGCGCGGAGGCACTTGCGCACACCGCCGTCGACGAAGAGGTCGGGCATCAGAACGAGGAAGCCGGCCGCGGCCATCCGTTCGACCTGCCGTTTCATCACGTCGGTGAGCCCGAACGCCTCATGCACCATCACGACCGCGGGCCAGGGACCGGCGCCGGCCGGCACGGCGAGCACGCCGTGGAGGCCCGGGCTCATACCCTCCCGCGCCTGGCCGGTGAGGTCGACGTCGCTGACGGTGGGGGCACCCTGTTCGCTCATGCGCTGAGCCTACCGCCGGGCATCCAGAACCCCGGCGAGTGCAGCGTCACAGCGCCCTGAGCTTCTCGAGCAGAGGCTCGGCGACGGTGTCGAGGAACTCCTGCTGGCGCTGGTCTCCCACCTGCACGAGCGCGATGTCGGTGTAGCCCGCCTCGAGGAACGGCTTCACGCTCTCCGCGAGTTCGTCGAGATCGGGGCCGCAGGCGATGCTGCCGGCGACGTCCTCTTCGCGCACGAACTGGCTCGCCCCGGCGAAACCCGCCGTCGTCGGCAGGTCTGCGTTGACCGACCAGCCGCCGGCGAACCAGCGGAACTGGTCGTGCGCGAGTGTGATCGCCTCCGCCTTGTCTGGTCCCCAGCAGATCGGCACCTGCCCGATCGAGCGGGAGGCCGGCTGGTCGCTGCTGCGGGCGGCATTCCAGCCCGTGACCAGGTCTGCCTCCGGTTCGGTGGAGATGAGGTGGTCGCCGAGCGGCGCGAAGCGGGCGATCGACTTCTCGCCCGACACCGCCAGGCCGATCGGCACTCCGCCGTCGGGCAGGTCCCAGATGCGCGCCGAGTCCACGCGGAAGTACTCACCCTCCCAGGTCACGAGTTCGCCTTTGTGGAGCTCCCGGATGATCTGCACGGCCTCTTCGAGCATGTCCTGCCGGGCATCCACCATCGGCCAGCCCTCACCGACCACGTGCTCGTTGAGGTTCTCGCCGGCCCCCAGCCCGAGGATGAAGCGGCCGTCGGCGAGCAGCTGCAGCGTCGCCGCCTTCTGCGCGACGACCGCCGGGTGGTACCGCACGGTCGGGCAGGTGACGTAGGTGGCGAGTTCGACCCGGTTCGTCGCCTGCGCGACCGCGCCGAGCATGGTCCAGGCGTAGGAGGCGTGCCCCTGCGACACGAGCCAGGGCGAGTAGTGGTCGCTCGAGACCTCGAAGTCGAAGCCGACGTTCTCAGCGTCGACCGCGTACTTCACCAGCTCCTTCGGTCCACTTTGCTCGGTCATCAGCGTGTATCCCCAGCGGGTCATCGTTCCTCCAGTGCGGTGGGTTCGTGGTGGTGCTGCATCCCACGTTTCGCCACCCCTCGCAGCCTGTCAACCCGTTGCCCCGTGGCGCTCAGAACAGCACGGCACCGTTGGTCTCGAGGGCGATGGATGACCGCAGCACTGCACGGCCCACCGCCACCGTTCCGCTGCTGAGCGGTTCGCACCGCACGCCCCCTCGCCCCCGCAGGGCCTGGTGGGCACCCGGGGCCAGCATCACGTCCATCCAGGCGCACGGGTTTGCGGGCCGGTGCCCCTGGAACTCGACAGCACCCTGCCCGGAGTCGAGACTGAACCGCGCCTTCTTCAGCAGGTCGACGTCGATGCCTCGGAGCAGGATGTTGCGGCGGGTGGCATACGGATCGAGAGAGGCCTCAAGCCCGAGTATCCGTTCGACGTGTTCGACCGATTCGACGGCCATCACCGTGACGGACGCGCTGCGATGCGCTGCGTGACCGAAATGTCTGTCGCCGACGATGCCGAGGTGCGCCCGCAGTTGGATGCTCTGCCGCACCTCATCGGGCGCCCCCGTCGGCACGGGCCGCGGCCCGTCGCCCGGCCGCCCTTCGTAGCGGTGCAGTGGTGACGCGAGCAGGTGCACGATCTCCACCTCGTAGCGGTACGGCAGCTCCCCGTCGTTACCGCTCCCTGCCTGCTGCACCCTCCCAGCGTACGCCGGAGCGGCGACGCCCGGGCGGGGCTGGCCCGCGAGGTGGGACTCGCCGCGGGGTGGGCTCGTCCACGGATGGGACTCGCCCGCGGGGTGGGACTCGCCCGCGGGGTGGGCGAAAGGCGCAGGGCGCCGTCGAGGGCGGAGCCGCGACCATCCTCCGAGGGGGGGGTTAGGGGTGGTGGCCGCGGCTCCGGTCATGACTCGCGGCCGACGCCCGGGGGGAGGGAGCGACGACCGCGAGAACCTGGGGGCGGCAGTGGCCGAGCCACTGCCGCGAGGACTATTCGGAGTCCGCCGAGCTGCCCGCCTGCTTCTTTCGGCGGGCAGCCCGGGATCCGAACAGGATCGAGCCGCCGATCAGGGCGAGCGCCAGCGCGCCCACGCCTGCCGCGATGATCGGAGCCTGGCTCATACCGGTCGACGCCAGATGCCCGGCGCCTGAGCCTGAGCCCGATCCCGATCCCGATCCCGATCCATTCTGGTCGCCGCCACCCGAGGCCCCACCGCCGCCCGTCCCGGAGGTCGGCACGCCGGTTGCCGTGGGAGTCGCTGTCGGGTTCGGAACGCCGGTGCCGGTCGGAAT
Above is a genomic segment from Subtercola boreus containing:
- a CDS encoding TIGR03557 family F420-dependent LLM class oxidoreductase, with the translated sequence MTRWGYTLMTEQSGPKELVKYAVDAENVGFDFEVSSDHYSPWLVSQGHASYAWTMLGAVAQATNRVELATYVTCPTVRYHPAVVAQKAATLQLLADGRFILGLGAGENLNEHVVGEGWPMVDARQDMLEEAVQIIRELHKGELVTWEGEYFRVDSARIWDLPDGGVPIGLAVSGEKSIARFAPLGDHLISTEPEADLVTGWNAARSSDQPASRSIGQVPICWGPDKAEAITLAHDQFRWFAGGWSVNADLPTTAGFAGASQFVREEDVAGSIACGPDLDELAESVKPFLEAGYTDIALVQVGDQRQQEFLDTVAEPLLEKLRAL
- a CDS encoding molybdopterin-dependent oxidoreductase, whose translation is MGIFSPGFVGRRRDANPLLPPGQYEVTNFPVLSAGPTPAIAKDDWAFSVRTAEGTAKAWNWETLMDNPIDDFTVDLHCVTRWSQFGMGWRGVSLDHLLDGVDTTPEFAMASCYGGYTTNVRTSDLLGGKAWIAFQFDGSDLAPEHGGPARLLIPHLYLWKSAKWVNSITLMSHHELGFWEQYGYHDVGDPWKEERYS
- a CDS encoding cryptochrome/photolyase family protein — protein: MASPSIVWFRDDLRVGDNPALHAAAERGEPIVCVYVFDEQTDYSDTSVFSDDSPGIRPNGGAAKWWMHHSLEALAGELDARGLALTFRSGPAAQVIAGLQRETNAGAVYWNRRYGLAERELDASIKSSLKEAGVEARSFQANLLFEPWTLRTGQGQPYKVFTPFWRACLGAPTPRHPLPAPSAGHVTGAKTVPSEKLGDWAFLPTRPDWAGGLRDTWTPGEKAAHAELRAFEAEGLGDYQRERDFPSQDATSRMSPRLRHGEMSPFQVWHGVRDASSAEGAASFLREVGWREFGYHLLYHWPKLGTENMRPAFNAFPWNDPDPEVLGRWQQGQTGIPIVDAGMRELWQTGVMHNRIRMVTASFLVKNLLLDWRLGEAWFWDTLVDADPASNTMNWQWVAGSGVDAAPYFRVFNPELQAKKFDKHGEYINQYVPEAGTPGYPEPIVDLGESRKRALAAYDTIKGS
- a CDS encoding dienelactone hydrolase family protein, translating into MSEQGAPTVSDVDLTGQAREGMSPGLHGVLAVPAGAGPWPAVVMVHEAFGLTDVMKRQVERMAAAGFLVLMPDLFVDGGVRKCLRATFQAITSGQGRAWVDVEAARSYLVARGDCTGRVGVLGFCMGGGFALVAAADRGFDVASVNYGRLPRDLDAALTGACPIVGSYGGRDNSLRGAAAKLDGALAERKIPHDVKEYPAAGHSFLNDAPTGPAAMRPLMKAILGAGPEPEAAADAWQRIDAFFHTHLAE
- a CDS encoding ferredoxin reductase, which gives rise to MVAAHDETATARSLVFDIPGWPGHLAGQHVDVRVTAPDGYTASREYSIASGEVDAAPSGLGASGVNVELSVEELDDGEVSPYLVRGLDIGDHLEIRGPVGGYFVWTAAQTEPVQLIAGGSGVVPLMSMLRTHAAAGHPSPMRLLYSVRGPQFAFYTDELRRLVDSSKGSLTVDYAFTREAPSGADRSIGRLMRDELEMLTVPVASSPTTYLCGPNSFVEGISGWLVELGHPASRILTERFGGA
- a CDS encoding MOSC domain-containing protein; the encoded protein is MQQAGSGNDGELPYRYEVEIVHLLASPLHRYEGRPGDGPRPVPTGAPDEVRQSIQLRAHLGIVGDRHFGHAAHRSASVTVMAVESVEHVERILGLEASLDPYATRRNILLRGIDVDLLKKARFSLDSGQGAVEFQGHRPANPCAWMDVMLAPGAHQALRGRGGVRCEPLSSGTVAVGRAVLRSSIALETNGAVLF
- a CDS encoding TolB family protein, which translates into the protein MVRLSSLRSGFTPPREAAAGIVVTALIAAGVLLGGAAAQAIVPAPGSIEMVSVAANGASAGANSLQSVVSRDGRFVAFVSKAKLTDIVTGGFQQVYVRDLVSGITTMVSVDASGTAGGGGLSEHPSISDDGRFVAFDSDAPGLHPVVAALSPASQVYVRDVPGSSTDLISMRFDEKDGGKLQSVRPSISGDGSVVAFQSQSGDLISSTANIGFEVFVASRSAHPKPSVASLSDGSSTELADNVAIAPHISADGSTVAFSSTAKNLGADNGKMQVFTRTLATNKTTLVSFATGTGPRRAADNGSADVSLSADGSRVAYGSFASNITGELQIGLTAAVFVYDSATATNVLVSYDKTNSTRADGSSGTPSISADGRVVAFSSTASDLAYTTVEPSVTSQNQVYVRDLARKATLMVSLARQSRLGGADDSDEPSISADGRFVSFTSLAPGLTTVDPGMNLAQVYEVGVPPFVDPTDPTPTATPAATTLPAIAAATAITSPDARGGSSGQLASTGNDTFAPFALLAALALAVGLGLTHRAASGSRRRKGMR